One Pelmatolapia mariae isolate MD_Pm_ZW linkage group LG1, Pm_UMD_F_2, whole genome shotgun sequence genomic window, CACAACTTGACGTCTTCAGGAGTCTGACTTTCACAAATCATAATGTGTATCTCCAACAAGCATGATATGCGGGTGTTAggataaccttttttttttttttaaagaaagaaaagaaatactgACATATTATTAATACACACTTGATAATATCAAATAACTGTCTAACAGTTATAGTTACAGGTTTTGTTTTCCACATCCCTACAATTGTTAATACTTTTCGGAAAGAAACTGCACACGCAATAaactaaattattatttttatagatATGGCACGACTGTTACATTTTAAACTTCTAAAAGTGATTTTAATGTGCGACTTTGCCATATGACTCCTGAAGCTCAATATTACTGTTACACAACACTGCATTGAAAGACCGCTGTAGCTTTGAGGGAATCTTTATACAAGCAAGAATGGATAGGAGGAATAAGtaatatgtgtgcatgagagaaagaaaaatgtgaaccCATCCTTTAAAACTGCTCAGGCTCAATCTCATGACCCCTTCTATCTGCTGATAGAAGTTCAGTGAATCACGAGGATATAAGGGAAACACACAACAGTGTCTGGACCTCACAAACAAACTAGTCCATAACAGCACAGACACTTCAGCCAGACATGACAATAACAACCACACAACTGATGCTGCTGTCTGAACACGTCGAATTAAAAGATACATGAAATATTCCTAAGTAACTTGCCAAAGGTAAGTCCAGATATCTATGGCAAAAGAAGTACTTTCTGATGGGAATGTCTGAATGAGGAATGTCGTCTGATTACGATTTTATGTATGGTCTAATTGCACTTATTTTTAATTACACTCTttttggattctttttttttctcctgtaagAAAGACAAAGGAAGAAACTGCAGCATTTATGTCGGCTAATTTGTAAACAGATTTAGAAACGcaagtcagttttttttttcctctcgcCACAAAACCCCAACAACGATACTTTAAACCTATTcccttcattaaaaaaataaactactgTACTGTGATTCCTATTTAAAGGTCAGTATGAAATAAATGTGACATCTGCTATGTGCAACACAAGACAATCTTAGGAACCACTGGATAAAGGACACCCTAGTATCAATGCAAAACGTACActttaaaggttaaaaaaaaagttgatgatGATTGTGATTTCATTAGAGCCGGGCATCTCTTGGATGTGCACTTCAGtaaatccattaaaaaaattaaaaaaacatcagtgaaGTGAGAAATCCAGGTTCGGACAATGACTTCTTGAGAAAATATCCAAAGGCTTTGTTTGTGCAGGATTGCtaaattaatgaaaatgagCACTAAAAAGAGTGCATCGCCTTTGGGAGTCAAGGGATGAGAGGGTGAGATCTCACACTGCACATTTATCGAGATTTACCACGCCCCACAAGAAGTTCCTGGGAGAGGGCAATACGGATCAGTAAAGCCACATAGCATAAAAATAACTATTGCTTTAATCTGGTTACTGAGCAAGTCAAGTTTAGAACATCACGGCTCCACTCATATACAGAAAAAACTACTACACCCTCCAACTCCGGGCTCCTGGGCTGTAGGTGGCAGTGCAGCCAGCAAAGTAAAAAGGGAAACACCTTGCTGGCGCATTCCCACAGGTGGCTTTAGTGATGACCAGCCGGTGCCTCCTCCTTAATTACAAAGTTCACAAGAGAAAACTAAATTCCCCAGTCTGGTTGTGAAAGCTCTGAGGTAAACTGAGGAGAGGAGGCCATGACTTTGGAAGGGAAATTAAATCATTTAACTAATGTAAAAGGTCGTGCAACAAATTCCTATGAGCAAGGACTTGGTGACAGTAGTGAGAAGAAGCCTGACAAAACCCAGCTGAGGGGCGTGGCCATCTGTCTCGACCAGTTTGGGTGATGAGGAAGTGAAGAGAGAAGTAAAATGATTCCCTACATGGGGGAAAGTTAATAGTGGAATGCGTGACATCACTTATTATTTCTGTAAATCTACGTTGGAGCCATCAACCTAAATCTGAGAGCATGATGGTGAATGGCTTTTGGAGAAGGAGAAATTGATTGCTGAACAAACAAGCTGATTGATTTATCACTATTTCAGTGTAAGACAAGTGGGACATACCACACTTGGCCTGAGACGAGATCTTTGCAGAAatgagagaggggagagagtaTCTCTGCTGACAGCAGAAGTTTCAGACTCCTGCAGGAGAAGAATAATGTAACATACACTGACAGCATCAACAGTGCCAACATCACCAAAGGAGCTGCTGATATCAGCAACTctactctattttttttttttttttgggggggggggggggggtgcttttCATAGAAATAGGATCTTAGCAGTGAAGCAGATTAAAGATCCCTGGCGGTGATCTTTCTAATAGATCACGACCTGCAGAGTTGGTAGTTTCACTGCGATACACATGTATTCTTTTTCTGTAGTCTGTGTTCTTCTGAAGAGACGGTCTGGTCAAAAAGGAAACTAGAGTGTTTTGAATGCAATGGAAACCTCCAAGTATGGTTAAGAGGAAGTGGAGacggaggagggagggaggaagagaaatgCAGCGTATAAGGACTCTATGGTAGGCATTTCTTCAGCTACATACTTTCTACTCCACTTttcatgccccccccccccctcccatgAACTCAGCTGGCTGGAGACCGAAAGGTCTGCATCTTTTGGCTGAGTGGCATTCGAACAAAATCAAACTTCTCACCAGACAGACAAAGATCtggtcattttttttgtatattttaggTGTGCAAAATCTCAAACATTCTGAGGGTACATTCacactctttttttcctctttctctccttgTCAGACTCATTCTTACTTGTGGCAGTCTCATCTATAGTTGCTACCAAATGTGATGCTACTTCCCTGCATTAGAGCGCCCCTCAATGGACAGTTTGACCTCCTGTGGGATGAAAGAAGGCCTTGTGTGGCTGGAGCTGATTATCTGAGGGCGTGGCCCTTCGTCTCCCTTCATACTGTATCTTCGGAGGCCAGGCGAGGACCAGCGCCTCTGTGAGGCACCTAGTGCAGCCTGCATTGCTCCCATCCCTGCCTCTGCAAAAGCAGAGCCTTCTGTGTGCAAGTGGTAACTGCTCTGGCTCCTTGGATGCTCTCCTGAGGTCCTACTTGGTCTGATGGGCGACTCAGTGCGGCCTACAGCCCCCAGCTGTGTGGCTTCCTCTTTATCGGCCAAATCTTTCTCTCCATccttctgtctttctctgtgaATGCGGTCCAACCTGAAATGAGATGGCGGCCGTGACTGCTGAGGGGCTGGAGGCCCCATTAGCTGGTGACCAGGTCCTGATGTAGCATTGGCTTTGCTTATAGTCCTGGacaggttttgttgttgttgcgtTTGTGAATGATGGTGCTGTGGTTGCTTCTGTTGTTGTGGAGGAAGCggtggctgctgctgcagggtGATGGACACACACATGTCACCAACTTGTAGATGATGGCAGGCCAAGCCGTAGAGCTGGGCCGTGCGTTCGGGGCTGCAAGATGACCATCCCTggccaaagacaaagaaagggtGCTCCGGGGGCACATCGATGGTCACTTTGCTCTGCTGCTCCCCCACAGTAAAATGAAGTGACACCAGACCGGGTCTCTGCTGGCTGGCGCGGATGTCCATCACCAAGCTGGAGTCGATTTTAAGCCCTCCGCTCACTTCGGCGCTACGTACAAAATCCTGAGTCTGCAGGTCCTCCACACGCTTCAGCTCCCCAGTAGCCAGCTGAATAATTGCCCCCTTCATGAAGTGCGATGGGTTGCAAGGAGCCGGTGCGGGAGCAAGGCTTGAAGTTAAGGCCTGAGTCGCATCTGCTGTAAGCTGGACTGGAGGCTGCGGGAGAGGCTGCTGCTGAGCTGTGATTGGCTCCACCCTTTCGGAGAGGCACACTCTGGCTGAAGAATCAGAGGCTTTAAAGCTTGGGCTAGGGGAGGCCATGGTGGTAGAGGCATGGCTGGCTGAGGCATCATTAGCCTGTCCCGGGTAGTGTTGCTGTGGTTGCTGATGCGGATGACACTCCAAGGGAATAAGTACCGGTTGCCCATTGGCAAGCATGACAGCGTGGCCCGGCTGTCCTGCTTGCTGCTGGAGGGCGGTGACTCTGTGATCACTGTAACTTGCGTTCTGCGCCGCATACGCCGTTCGGCTGGAAATTACACCTGGACTCTCTCCGTGGACATCTCTGGCTCTGTGGCCACCCTGAGAGAGGTTCAAGGGAGCAAAGGAGACTTCTTTCCGTGCTCCGATAACACTTTGGTTAGAGGAAACCAAACGCCCAACCACCTGCTGCACCTGAGAGTTGAATAAACAAATGAGTAGTTATTTGAACAACTTTTAATTTCAcagaacaatttaaaaatgGCTTTTGGTATGCTTCCTCACAGCAGCCTGAAGAAACCAAACGTGTAAAATATGAGTGGCTTTTAATTATTGAGTTCCTAAATCTTCAACCTCTCCAACAAGAGATTTCAGGCCAGACAACGAccacaaaattattttttttaactgatgtCAGAAAAGACAGACATCCTAGAGCTTCCTCTGACTTCTTTTACAGAAAGGCTGTAAAATGGTTTGATCTGCATGGACATCATTTCTAGACCCTTCTTCAAAAGTGTTCTCTATTGGTCATGCTCTGCTTGCCATGTTCAAATGTGTGATTTTCTTTGCATCAGGTGACACTTGTGCTTCCCTTCAGTGTACATGTAAAACACAAAACTTAAGTAACATGGAACAATGTCATACACCGTCTTATATCACTCCTGGCTCTTCTTATTTAACTGTtaactttggtttattctttgtgcCTTAACTTGTAAAGAGGCATTAAATCACCATTTCACTGTTAGAGGTACATTGGAAAGCCATCAGTGTGTCTCACCTCCAGGTCACTGTCCGGAGTGCTGCGCTGACCAGGAGAACTTCTCTCTTCCAGTCTTCGGTTCTGCAGGACTTTGTCTTGGCTGTGCTCCTGTGATGCTGAGCTGGATGCAACCTGTGGTAGACGTGCATTTCTGGCAGTGTAGACCGAGTCTGGTACAACCTCTCTGGCTCCCTGCTCTTTGTCCCCTCCATTCACCTCCAATTCATTCTCCTGCTGGGAACTGTGGCAGTCTCTGACAGCAGTGGCACCCCTTGCTCCCTGAGGGTGGCAGAAGACGGGCATCCCTCGGGAGCTAAGCTCTGTTGCAGGCAGGACTCCAACAGTACCAAGGTGCTGCTGGGCAGCTTGCTCTGAGGGCAGCATCAGTGAGACACCACTGGAAGCTGCAACTTTGGCAAAGGTATGAGCAGCCACCTGTGCCTGAGGAGGTGGAGAAACAACACCTTCTTGTATGACAGATGGGTAGGGAACAAGGTGGGACACAGCATGGGGCTGCGGGATGGTCCCTGAGGGAGAGATTAATGATCCTGGGACAAAACCAGGGGGGAGCGCGTAAGGTACTGCTGCATAAGGGGAACTGACAAACTGGAGAGAAGAATGAGGGATCTGTGCATAACCAAGAGGGGGATAGGGAATGCCAGGATGATGCTGCAGGAGGGGAGAGTGTACAGTATAGGCTGGAGAAATGTGGCTTAACACTGGGTGTAAACTGGTAGGTGAGTAGGTAGCAGATGGAAGGGCCACTTTGTAGAGCATACTGTACTGGTCAACGGGCACTGCTGGTATGCTGTCAGAATTATCCACTCCATAATGAAGCCCTGGCTGAGCTCGCAGCCACTCTCCAGAGGGGGTCCCTCCCTGAGTTTCACTGCTGGATCCACAATTCTGGATGGAAACCACTTCCTCTTCTGCAATACCACCAGCAGCACTGCCAGCTCCGCTGTTAGCCCCTCCAACTGGAACCCCACCTCCCACTGTCCCTCCAGCTCCACTGCTGCTGTTACTTATTGGGAGATCCCTTTTCTTAGGAGGCAGGCACTCCTGATTACGCTCCTGAGCTGGTTTCATTGCTATCCTCAGACAAAGCCAGTAGCTTTATTGTACTGCACAGGAACTGAAACTTGCAAGCCAGTCAGCCCGCACAGGAACCAGTTCTGAAATCACCTGGTTCACCTCATCTACCAAACcacctgaaaagaaaaatacaataaaataagacaCATAATACTGTCTCATTGCATCAGTGCTTAAAACTTTGATTTGTAGGCTTTATGGTCGGCCACAAGTTGTGTTAGTTTACCCTCAACCACAGAAAGAAAGCACTAAAGCAAACCTCTTAtggtttcctttttttggtCATTCATATATACTAGTAAAGTCACAATGCGCATATTAAACACAACCAGGTTAGGGTATTTGCTGTGGCAAtggcaattttatttatatagcacatttattATATGCAAACTCAATGTGCTTAACAcagaagacaaaaaataaataaataaaatcccaGTATAGGTTTGCAATGCATTCAGGAAGTGAAAATGGCAAAATATGATAAAACAATGTCTGAATAAAAGGTTTTTGAGCCTGTTTTTGAATGTATGCATAATTGTACTTGATCTCAGGTGAGCAGGCAGCTTGCTCCAAAGAATAGGATCAGTTTGAGTACAAGCAAAAAAATCTCAGGCTTCAGACTACTCAAAACTCTTGATTTCAAACAGATTTTTCTGCTCTTATCTCTGTTTGACAAGTTCAGTTAGCATAACTTTGAATTATTCAAAGTTACTGTAGTAGAATCGTAAAAGAAAATATGGAGCTAGAAATGGGCAAAAATTAGTCCACTTTGAAAGGTACAGCTATGTTGATCTACGAGCAGAATTTTGTTAATCATCTCTGATCATGTCTATCTGTAGAAGGAAAAATAAACCATTTGACTGGGAAAACAAACCCTTAAGCTGCTTGATATATATATTAACAGTACATACATAGTACTAATACATGAATGCTCATTACTGTTTATtacacacagacagctgtatATAAAACTATAAACATCTTATAACTGACAAAATGTAATTTACTGCCCCATTTTCAAAAATTTAGCATTTGTTTTATATTAACTACTTTTTACAGTCATATTTTAATACAATAACACCACTGCAATTAAGTGCAATACATCCAATTCACACACTCCCTGCCCCCCTCCAGTAAACATTCAAGCTGTTCCATGTCTACTTGAGTAGTATTAAGGTTGGAAATATAACTGTTGCAATGTATATCAGCTTGTTTACTATACAAACACAACCCCATTCTAAAGAGATTAAAACATGCTGACAGATTTTTTGGACAGCTCCTAAAAGGCACATTTGCTAATTTAGCAcacatttaatttgaaaaagcttatatttaaaaataaatcaatcaatcaaagtcCAGAATCCAGACTTCTTTCAGCATAACTATACGGGAAACAATGTGTATTTTCATCTAGAAACATCTATTCAACTAATGCTGTAATAAGTCAagagttttcttcctgttatcGCTACACTCCAGGGAAATTTGTTTACCGTTAGCTGACTTAGCTAAAGTTAGCTAGCTACTAGAATTCCTACTTTTAAGGAGAAAGAAGTGACAGTGTGACACTTCGCAGTGCAACACCAAGCGTAGCCGACGAGTTTAAATGGTAGCTAAATTTATACGAGGCCACTCGCCTATCGCTATAATTTATCACTGTGCATCAGCCCAGAGGTTCAGGCTAGTTAGCCCCACGGCTAAAGCTAAATGAACTGACTCCAGCCCTGCTCGACTCACATCAGCTCATAACTACGATGGCAGCGCGCGGGGAGCCTCTAATAAACGCCCGTGCTTCGTCTCGACCTGCACACATACCTCCAAATGTCATCGCGAACAGGAGTTTCTTTATTAAAAAGTTGATATTCGGAGGGGACAATTGAAGTAATCAAGGCTCAGGAGTCAAGCCCATTTCGAAGGCCAGCAGAGGCGCTCAACAATGACGTCACTACGTTTACTCCCTTAGATTAGGCGTGCACTACTACCAGCAGAACGAAGTTTTTATCCTACTTGCacatgaaaaatataatattactTTTAATGCTGTGCGAACAGATACTCACAATTGCTTTTCTGGCagattttttccagttttttcaaaataacagcaacaacacaacacatCAAAGCCAAAAAAAACATGGCGTTCACTCACTTTATTGCACATTAGATATTAGTATCagttattttcatttcaaattgTTTGCTATTGCTTTGTTTTGATCAGTGTCTGCCTTAGCTTTAGTTTTTACAGTGATATGACTGAAGTTATATTATAAGGGGTACAATCTGAGAGGGTCAAAATAGGTATAGTAtacaaaatactattttatcTACAGTCATATAGACATCCCAATCTCAGTAAACATGTGAATCAATACCAGCCATTTTTCACAGATGTGATCAAATTGAGAAAAACTAAATATATTTCCTGCATGCTGGTGTGTCTTATTCAGtcatttatataaatacattatGTTTTTGTAACGTCTAGTTTTTgggattttcagtttttttcatacCCACTTACTATTTAATTTGGGTGTTGTGAACTCTAATAACCTCGGtccaaattaattaaatgtacAATACGAAGTGTCACACGGCAGGGGGAGCTGAAGACATGCACCAAACAGAATTTACAATTGGGTAGTAACTTCATATTTTATGTAGCATCAGAAACCCTCCATtaattttagtcatttttataGCCTATGTGTATTAATAGTTACATGCTTATGCTTCATACGTTTGTTTTGGTACCTTTAATCATTTGATGCAGTAAAGTAGCCGTTTCATTTCACCAAACAGTAGTAGTACATAATCCTGTTGTCCTGAAATGACGATCTgcaggtttttttgtgtgtcatctCCTCTGCAGATGCTGAtttgactgaaaaaaatatgaacaaaggCTTTGCTTTTACATGAAAGGAGCAAATTCTCTGAACTGACACGCAGCAAACATGGAGGTTCTGAAAACCAGGAAGTGTTGCCTTGTTGATAATCCACCTTTGAGTTAAACAAAAGGCATGTGACTGTAGAGTAAAAATATGCAGGTGTGTCCACATTAGCTGGAAACATCTGAAAGGTGCCAGCCCCAGTACAAGGCCTTTACAGACTCTAAGaagaaacatgtttttcagACATTTCTCCAAAGGTAAAGCTCACACGCAAGCGGTAATATTTCCAGTTCCCTTACATTGCACACGGCTGACTTACCGTGGCATCTGTCAGTGAGATGATACAGTGGAGCAGAACTCTTGTTGATGCTGGTAGTTATACCAGTGTTACTTCTATGAACTGAAAGAATGTAGGCTCTATAAAAGCAAGCAaatttgtgttttcaaaaaagaagaaacgtAACACACTAGCCTATCTTAGAAGTTAGCGTAACGTTTCAACAATCAGCCGACAGCCTGTAACGATGAAATCAGTAAAACAGTGCTACTTCAGGGCCCCTTTTGCAAAACTGACAAcaatgttgactttttttgctTCTTATCCTGCAAATTTGTAGTTTTCTTAGTAGTCAATGAGGGTATCTCATAAGATCCATTGGTTAtccattgttttggttttgtagtGTGGTTGACTGACGTCCGTCTAAAAGCAATTCTCATTACTCTGCAATCATCTAAAAGGTTCCAAGGCATGCATTTGGGATTTGTTTTCCAAGCTTTTTCCAAATTAACTTCAGTGGTCTCCTTTAGATAAAAAGGGTCCGAATCATCAGTCAAACCAACTATTCTCCAGGTTATACTTCTATTAACAAGTTTGGTTTTGCAGATATTCTCTAAGAAATTCCATGATGATTATATAAGTCCCCTGACTATGTCCTACCACAACTCCGGGTCCAGACAACAGCATTACTGATCAAAAAATCCATCTGAGAAAAGTTCTGGAGCTTCgtaacagcagcattagtgacactAAACTAACCACTGCTGCACCTCACCTGTTGTGATCAGCAATTTTATCCTGAGCCACTGTCAAAGGGCACTCTGGGTAATCAGAGTTATGCTCTTGCAGGAAAACCTCAGTCAAGATTAAAGAGAGACACTTAAGCTGAAGTGCAGCCTCCTTAAAAGGCTTGGTCTAAATCTCAGATATAGTTTCTCCTTTTGTATTCCAGCTGTGCCAGTTCACATACTAGTTTCATTGTTatgcaaatacacaaaaatt contains:
- the atxn1l gene encoding ataxin-1-like is translated as MKPAQERNQECLPPKKRDLPISNSSSGAGGTVGGGVPVGGANSGAGSAAGGIAEEEVVSIQNCGSSSETQGGTPSGEWLRAQPGLHYGVDNSDSIPAVPVDQYSMLYKVALPSATYSPTSLHPVLSHISPAYTVHSPLLQHHPGIPYPPLGYAQIPHSSLQFVSSPYAAVPYALPPGFVPGSLISPSGTIPQPHAVSHLVPYPSVIQEGVVSPPPQAQVAAHTFAKVAASSGVSLMLPSEQAAQQHLGTVGVLPATELSSRGMPVFCHPQGARGATAVRDCHSSQQENELEVNGGDKEQGAREVVPDSVYTARNARLPQVASSSASQEHSQDKVLQNRRLEERSSPGQRSTPDSDLEVQQVVGRLVSSNQSVIGARKEVSFAPLNLSQGGHRARDVHGESPGVISSRTAYAAQNASYSDHRVTALQQQAGQPGHAVMLANGQPVLIPLECHPHQQPQQHYPGQANDASASHASTTMASPSPSFKASDSSARVCLSERVEPITAQQQPLPQPPVQLTADATQALTSSLAPAPAPCNPSHFMKGAIIQLATGELKRVEDLQTQDFVRSAEVSGGLKIDSSLVMDIRASQQRPGLVSLHFTVGEQQSKVTIDVPPEHPFFVFGQGWSSCSPERTAQLYGLACHHLQVGDMCVSITLQQQPPLPPQQQKQPQHHHSQTQQQQNLSRTISKANATSGPGHQLMGPPAPQQSRPPSHFRLDRIHRERQKDGEKDLADKEEATQLGAVGRTESPIRPSRTSGEHPRSQSSYHLHTEGSAFAEAGMGAMQAALGASQRRWSSPGLRRYSMKGDEGPRPQIISSSHTRPSFIPQEVKLSIEGRSNAGK